The Apium graveolens cultivar Ventura chromosome 6, ASM990537v1, whole genome shotgun sequence genome contains a region encoding:
- the LOC141668702 gene encoding uncharacterized protein LOC141668702 — protein sequence MDKAMMLLLQRASRKNADGTHPGTSRVGGSTVGHSISIELLDDQGNKVMEDPGRIVSDAEPAELNPRKRGRRELEDVGMGAGEFVEPAATGSGVNKTITLVNSRVLMAGTTDPRSRKEPVRVEINPNERWTGGTTVPLRAFNIFHLPQDAVAFDGRRRDDLADRCKSRAGRFLTDFMHIIEEFRADGNDEARKKLEAEIVALKAEKKKLGSSYSELDKRSVDLITENTALWKKVSEMEVVGQSMSAKVSELERRLSEVEKERDDLKGKCEGLDRHAEGMESSYRLIVEDNSSLKTEVQKGIEDIVNALGDGYGRCVARMQGAGYDTTRHSFEDYIADLAASQRDDQTDKP from the exons ATGGATAAGGCTATGATGTTGCTTCTTCAGCGTGCCTCGAGAAAAAATGCCGATGGAACCCACCCTGGTACATCAAGGGTCGGGGGGTCGACTGTTGGTCATAGTATATCTATCGAGCTGTTGGATGACCAGGGAAACAAGGTTATGGAAGATCCTGGGAGGATTGTGTCTGATGCTGAGCCTGCTGAGTTGAATCCTCGGAAGAGAGGCCGTCGGGAGTTGGAGGATGTTGGTATGGGCGCGGGTGAGTTTGTGGAACCGGCCGCGACGGGTAGTGGGGTGAATAAGACCATCACTCTGGTCAACAGTCGAGTTTTGATGGCTGGAACTACTGATCCTCGATCTAGGAAGGAGCCGGTGAGGGTCGAGATTAATCCAAACGAGCGTTGGACAGGAGGGACGACTGTGCCATTGAGGGCTTTCAACATTTTTCACCTTCCTCAGGATGCGGTTGCTTTTGATGGGAGACGTCGTGATGACCTTGCTGACAGATGTAAGAGTCGGGCTGGAAGG TTCCTCACGGATTTTATGCATATTATCGAAGAGTTCCGAGCTGATGGTAATGACGAGGCTCGTAAGAAGCTGGAGGCTGAGATTGTGGCTCTTAAGGCTGAAAAGAAGAAGCTCGGGTCGAGCTATTCGGAGTTGGATAAGAGGTCGGTGGATTTGATCACGGAGAATACCGCGCTGTGGAAGAAAGTGAGTGAAATGGAAGTTGTGGGGCAGTCGATGAGTGCCAAAGTCTCGGAGCTCGAGAGAAGGCTTTCTGAGGTAGAGAAGGAGCGAGATGATTTGAAGGGGAAGTGCGAGGGCTTGGACCGTCACGCTGAGGGCATGGAATCCTCCTATCGTTTGATTGTTGAGGATAATTCTAGTTTAAAGACGGAAGTGCAGAAAGGGATCGAGGATATCGTGAATGCCCTTGGGGATGGTTATGGGCGTTGTGTTGCCCGGATGCAGGGAGCCGGGTACGATACCACGAGGCACTCCTTCGAAGACTACATTGCCGACCTTGCTGCCTCGCAGCGCGATGATCAGACCGACAAGCCTTGA
- the LOC141665425 gene encoding uncharacterized protein LOC141665425, with amino-acid sequence MAKYLAMTQDLLKKFSSRKLSNVDRIENQWADSLAKLASSNLKMNLDPVYVDSLKSPAIDILMVRNIQSNPAGEALFSMLYRRALTEPLLRCLSPEEADQAILKVHTGICGEHLGGKNLALKIMRQGMYWPTLQKDCESYVRKCQACQRHMNVSH; translated from the exons ATGGCTAAATACCTTGCAATGACACAAGATCTGCTCAAGAAATTCTCCTCCCGGAAACTCTCAAATGTTGATAGAATAGAAAATCAGTGGGCTGACTCCCTCGCCAAGTTAGCCTCGTCTAATTTGAAAATGAACCTCGACCCAGTATATGTTGACAGCCTGAAATCCCCCGCTATCGACATATTGATGGTCCGCAACATTCAGAGTAATCCTGCTGGCGAAGCCCTATTCTCAA TGTTGTATCGACGTGCTTTAACTGAACCACTTCTCCGATGTTTAAGTCCAGAAGAGGCCGATCAAGCAATCCTCAAGGTTCATACGGGAATATGTGGCGAACATCTCGGGGGAAAGAACCTAGCTCTTAAAATCATGAGACAGGGGATGTATTGGCCCACACTCCAAAAAGATTGTGAAAGTTACGTCCGCAAATGTCAGGCATGCCAACGACATATGAACGTGAGTCATTGA
- the LOC141665426 gene encoding uncharacterized protein LOC141665426 encodes MKAGRPPSSRYCEYHEDTGHTIEQCFQLSNLIEGKIRRGQLVHYVQQEDNTRHHHRDQEDRVIDVIFGGAASGEFSHNSRKTYAREVFNINPLTVKRPRANPTPVISFSDDDYHPGLIEGHQDALVITTRVGNITVKKMLVDNGSSVDVLYHHAFSRMDIGDRRLENSRTPLYGFIRNEVHVVGTIDMPVLFGLPP; translated from the coding sequence ATGAAGGCTGGAAGACCCCCCAGTTCCAGATATTGCGAGTATCATGAGGATACTGGTCACACTATAGAACAGTGCTTTCAACTTAGCAACCTCATAGAGGGAAAGATTCGTCGGGGACAGTTAGTACATTACGTACAACAAGAGGACAATACTAGACATCATCATCGAGATCAAGAGGATCGGGTCATCGACGTCATATTCGGGGGAGCAGCTTCCGGAGAATTCTCTCACAACTCCAGGAAAACATATGCTCGAGAAGTCTTCAACATTAATCCCTTGACAGTTAAACGCCCTCGTGCGAATCCGACCCCGGTCATTTCCTTCTCTGATGATGATTATCATCCGGGACTCATCGAGGGTCATCAAGATGCTCTCGTCATCACAACTCGAGTAGGAAATATTACCGTGAAAAAGATGTTGGTCGACAACGGTAGTTCTGTCGATGTCCTCTATCATCATGCCTTTTCGCGAATGGACATCGGAGATCGACGGCTCGAAAACTCTCGAACACCGTTGTACGGATTTATCAGAAATGAGGTCCATGTAGTAGGAACCATTGATATGCCAGTTCTCTTTGGCTTACCACCTTGA